Proteins encoded within one genomic window of Candidatus Cloacimonadota bacterium:
- a CDS encoding ABC transporter substrate-binding protein → MEEVQPRELFKLRYRLKWLHQAQFAGAYMAKEKGFYQARGLDVEFLPGGGDHPPYQSLMEGSADIASFNLVTALKYHNPKNPAVLMAQISQKNSTVLVGKKSSGIKTIQDLDGKKIGVWREEGGDHTLFFLESLGLNIRAIPMDWSVNLLLENAVDMINAMYYNEYHRLLMTGLDEEDLVVFDLADYGFDLVDDGIYTTRDFFEKHPRQCRDFTAATLEGWNYAFQNPEETLAVVLRYLRENHQPANLEHQAWMLEHIKSRILENPARVGYLDPKDFDLANRILIERGIIDKPVDYQTFYPHEHK, encoded by the coding sequence GCACCAGGCCCAATTCGCCGGAGCTTACATGGCCAAGGAAAAAGGCTTCTATCAGGCACGGGGCTTGGATGTCGAGTTCCTGCCCGGAGGAGGAGATCATCCACCTTACCAATCGCTTATGGAAGGTTCCGCCGACATAGCCAGCTTTAACCTGGTCACCGCTCTCAAGTATCATAATCCCAAAAATCCCGCTGTTTTAATGGCTCAGATATCGCAGAAAAATTCCACGGTGTTGGTGGGGAAAAAGAGTTCCGGAATCAAAACCATACAAGATCTTGATGGGAAAAAGATTGGCGTCTGGCGAGAAGAAGGTGGCGACCACACCCTTTTCTTTCTGGAAAGCCTGGGCCTGAACATAAGAGCGATACCCATGGACTGGTCTGTCAACCTGCTGCTGGAAAATGCCGTGGATATGATCAACGCCATGTACTACAATGAGTATCACCGTCTGCTCATGACCGGTTTGGATGAAGAAGACCTGGTGGTCTTTGACCTTGCGGATTATGGCTTTGACCTTGTTGACGATGGAATCTACACTACCAGGGACTTTTTTGAAAAACACCCCCGGCAGTGCCGGGATTTCACAGCCGCCACCCTTGAGGGCTGGAACTATGCCTTCCAGAATCCTGAGGAAACCCTGGCTGTGGTGCTACGTTACCTGAGGGAAAACCATCAACCGGCAAACCTTGAGCATCAGGCCTGGATGCTGGAACATATAAAGTCCCGTATTCTGGAAAATCCCGCCCGCGTTGGTTATCTCGATCCCAAAGATTTTGATCTTGCCAATCGCATCCTGATAGAGCGTGGCATCATCGACAAACCTGTTGATTACCAGACCTTCTACCCCCATGAACACAAGTAA